In one Legionella clemsonensis genomic region, the following are encoded:
- a CDS encoding ABC transporter substrate-binding protein, translating into MNRILLLFALLLAATSLWAQRVVNVYVWGGEIPKKVVQQFEQETGIRVNFSAYDSNETMYAKLKASSNSIYDVILPSAYFVERMQKQGMLTRLEAQKLPNLSNLAENFTNTDYDPGNHYSVPIIWGATGIFYNKSYVTNPPKTWQELWQRRWRRQLMLLDDPREIFAIALMSLGFDPNDTNPVHIDKAFHHLLQLVPNIKLFASDSIQAIMIDEDAIAGSSWNGDAFKAHVENNKIAFNYPQDGFVIWVDCLAIPTNPPHLEEAYEFINFILRPDVGVKIALIEGHAITNAKSKALLPDSFSKNPIVYPSPDVLNRGHFQRDVGEETLALYSQYWQQLKLAF; encoded by the coding sequence ATGAATCGCATCCTTCTACTCTTCGCTTTATTGCTTGCTGCAACTTCGCTCTGGGCGCAGCGGGTTGTGAATGTCTACGTATGGGGAGGAGAAATCCCTAAGAAAGTTGTTCAGCAATTTGAGCAAGAGACAGGGATTCGCGTTAACTTCTCGGCCTATGACAGCAATGAAACGATGTATGCCAAGTTAAAGGCAAGTAGCAACAGTATTTATGATGTTATCCTGCCCTCTGCCTATTTTGTTGAGCGTATGCAAAAACAGGGGATGCTAACGCGTCTGGAAGCACAGAAACTGCCTAATTTAAGCAATTTGGCTGAAAATTTTACCAATACTGATTACGATCCGGGAAATCACTACAGCGTACCCATTATTTGGGGGGCTACCGGTATTTTTTATAATAAAAGCTATGTAACGAATCCACCAAAAACCTGGCAAGAACTTTGGCAAAGACGCTGGCGAAGACAGTTAATGTTATTGGATGACCCTCGTGAAATTTTTGCGATTGCGTTAATGAGTTTGGGCTTTGATCCCAACGATACCAACCCTGTTCATATTGATAAAGCATTCCATCATTTGCTACAACTCGTTCCCAATATAAAACTTTTTGCAAGTGATAGTATCCAGGCGATCATGATTGATGAAGATGCGATAGCTGGGTCTTCCTGGAATGGAGATGCGTTTAAAGCTCATGTAGAAAATAATAAAATTGCCTTTAATTATCCTCAAGATGGATTTGTCATCTGGGTTGATTGCCTTGCCATTCCCACTAATCCCCCGCATCTGGAGGAGGCTTATGAATTTATCAATTTTATTTTAAGACCCGATGTGGGTGTGAAAATTGCCCTCATAGAAGGCCATGCCATTACCAATGCAAAAAGCAAAGCACTTCTACCTGATTCCTTCAGTAAAAACCCTATCGTCTATCCTTCTCCAGATGTTTTAAACAGGGGCCATTTTCAACGCGATGTGGGCGAGGAAACACTGGCTCTTTATAGTCAATATTGGCAGCAATTGAAGTTAGCATTTTAA